In a single window of the Thermococcus sp. genome:
- a CDS encoding DUF92 domain-containing protein — protein MLGRIAADVAVVAVLGVGSYLTRALDAKGAFSAALLGLAVIELGGFYPFLALLAFVVVGVSATKYKFNEKARLGVAQESGGIRGWENVVGNGLAATVFLIAEYLSHRDVFWAATFASIATVNGDTLASELGKVFGKAPRLITNFKPARTGTNGAVSLAGEVFALVGALIIAPFALPLTAHDTEMLTAVVTGGFIGVNLDSLIGATLENRGVTDNNSTNLLAALLGGLLGAGVFYALP, from the coding sequence ATGCTGGGAAGGATCGCGGCCGACGTGGCAGTGGTTGCAGTACTGGGTGTTGGCTCGTACTTAACCAGGGCACTCGATGCAAAGGGTGCGTTCTCGGCTGCGCTCCTCGGCCTTGCCGTAATCGAACTTGGTGGATTTTACCCGTTCCTCGCGCTTCTAGCCTTCGTTGTGGTCGGCGTTTCGGCGACCAAATACAAATTCAATGAGAAGGCAAGACTGGGCGTTGCACAGGAGTCCGGGGGAATTAGGGGATGGGAAAACGTCGTTGGAAACGGCCTCGCCGCGACGGTCTTCCTCATCGCCGAGTACCTATCACATAGGGATGTCTTCTGGGCCGCTACGTTCGCGTCGATAGCAACCGTCAACGGGGACACACTGGCAAGTGAACTCGGCAAAGTCTTTGGAAAGGCCCCACGCCTCATAACCAACTTCAAGCCTGCAAGAACTGGGACCAACGGCGCGGTTTCGCTCGCCGGTGAGGTTTTCGCCCTAGTCGGGGCGCTCATTATAGCCCCCTTTGCCCTCCCCCTAACCGCTCATGATACCGAGATGCTCACCGCGGTTGTCACTGGTGGTTTCATTGGCGTCAATCTCGACAGTCTTATAGGTGCAACCCTCGAAAACCGTGGGGTAACTGATAACAACTCGACCAATCTCCTAGCCGCCCTCTTAGGGGGTCTCCTTGGAGCGGGGGTATTCTACGCACTTCCGTAA
- a CDS encoding MazG nucleotide pyrophosphohydrolase domain-containing protein, with protein MNEHQIKVDELIRELGGYWNPFEMLAALTEEVGELADEILKFEGVKGSGDIQTLEEELGDVAFALACIANHYGVDLIEALDKTAKKYRQRDGNKW; from the coding sequence ATGAACGAACACCAGATTAAGGTGGATGAACTAATACGAGAACTCGGGGGTTACTGGAATCCATTTGAGATGCTCGCGGCCCTAACGGAAGAGGTCGGGGAGCTTGCCGATGAAATCCTCAAGTTCGAGGGGGTAAAGGGAAGTGGCGACATCCAGACACTTGAAGAGGAGCTTGGAGATGTTGCCTTTGCTCTGGCGTGCATAGCTAACCATTACGGGGTAGACCTGATTGAAGCCCTGGATAAAACCGCCAAAAAATACCGGCAGAGAGATGGGAATAAATGGTAA
- a CDS encoding helix-turn-helix transcriptional regulator, with amino-acid sequence MKVRDVLERLDEKQRKTVTKCSENCGILDIEAEIETEVDGELIRFLKAISNPIRLEILKMLRDKWLCVCIISAILEQDQTLISHHLRTLRSLNLIESRKEGKMHFYRTNREILESYLKRVSVEVL; translated from the coding sequence ATGAAGGTGAGAGATGTACTTGAAAGGCTTGATGAGAAGCAGAGGAAAACCGTGACCAAATGCAGTGAGAACTGTGGAATACTTGACATCGAGGCAGAGATCGAGACCGAAGTTGATGGGGAGCTGATAAGGTTCCTCAAGGCCATTTCGAACCCTATAAGGCTCGAAATACTAAAAATGCTCAGGGACAAGTGGCTCTGCGTGTGCATCATCTCCGCCATCTTGGAGCAGGATCAAACGCTGATAAGCCACCATCTCCGCACCCTCAGGTCACTGAACCTGATAGAATCACGCAAGGAGGGCAAAATGCACTTCTACAGAACGAACAGAGAAATCTTGGAAAGCTACTTAAAGCGCGTTTCAGTGGAGGTTCTTTAA
- the thyX gene encoding FAD-dependent thymidylate synthase, with the protein MDSGIKVRLVNYTRKPLETVTWAALISYWDGWETEAFDRMEEKDVEMHLPRVLGYGHESILEHATLTLAIEGCSRVCSHQLVRHRLASYTQQSQRYIKLNLNDVEETFLIPKGVKERPELYEKWKKLMQDAIELYEESYKAGVHQEDARFILPQAVRTKIVVTMNLRELKHFLGLRACERAQWEIREVAWKMLEEIAKNGELRPIIKWAKLGPRCIQLGYCPEGGLMPSGCWKRTRERWKALADPKPKV; encoded by the coding sequence ATGGATAGTGGAATAAAGGTCAGGCTCGTCAATTATACAAGAAAGCCTCTCGAAACCGTCACATGGGCAGCCCTCATAAGTTACTGGGACGGATGGGAAACGGAAGCCTTTGACCGAATGGAGGAGAAAGATGTCGAGATGCACCTCCCAAGGGTTTTAGGCTACGGCCACGAGTCGATTTTGGAGCACGCGACGCTCACCCTTGCAATAGAGGGCTGTTCTCGCGTCTGCTCGCATCAACTTGTAAGACATAGACTTGCAAGTTATACCCAGCAGTCACAGAGATACATAAAATTAAACTTAAATGATGTGGAAGAGACCTTTCTAATTCCCAAGGGGGTAAAGGAGAGGCCGGAGCTCTACGAAAAGTGGAAGAAACTCATGCAGGATGCGATTGAACTCTACGAGGAGAGTTATAAAGCAGGGGTTCATCAGGAGGACGCTCGCTTCATCCTTCCCCAAGCGGTGAGGACAAAAATCGTTGTCACAATGAACCTCCGCGAGCTTAAGCATTTCCTTGGACTGAGAGCCTGTGAGCGGGCGCAATGGGAGATACGCGAGGTCGCCTGGAAGATGCTGGAGGAGATAGCAAAGAACGGAGAACTAAGGCCAATAATAAAGTGGGCGAAGCTTGGACCGCGCTGTATTCAGCTTGGCTACTGTCCTGAAGGGGGGCTGATGCCGTCCGGCTGCTGGAAGAGGACAAGGGAGAGATGGAAAGCCTTAGCCGATCCCAAACCCAAGGTTTAA
- a CDS encoding Lrp/AsnC family transcriptional regulator, giving the protein MPDKITGIDIRILRLLSKNARLTYKELAEMLGTTRQRISRRMDRLERNGVIKKYTVIPDYGELGYVHVVLGITLKPTTNLDEVIPRLVEDDNIKIIQRALGSHSLVLHIVGPRDMKELEKIISEVSSRIPGIDKLDITFVTETVKFEVL; this is encoded by the coding sequence GTGCCGGATAAAATAACCGGTATCGACATCCGCATTTTAAGGCTTCTCTCAAAGAACGCCAGGCTTACCTACAAGGAGCTTGCTGAGATGCTTGGGACCACGAGGCAGAGAATATCCCGCAGAATGGACAGGCTTGAGAGGAATGGGGTCATAAAGAAGTACACCGTCATACCGGACTACGGCGAACTCGGCTACGTCCATGTGGTCTTAGGAATAACACTCAAGCCCACTACCAACTTGGACGAGGTCATACCCAGGCTAGTGGAGGACGATAACATCAAGATCATCCAGAGGGCACTCGGCTCGCACAGCCTCGTTTTACACATAGTCGGCCCTAGGGATATGAAGGAGCTTGAGAAGATAATCTCAGAGGTCTCGAGCAGGATACCCGGCATAGACAAGCTCGACATAACCTTCGTGACCGAGACGGTTAAGTTCGAAGTCCTTTAA